The following nucleotide sequence is from Paenibacillus odorifer.
GGAGATTGAGGTTTGCTGGGGTAAATGTTTTGATGTTGCTTGCATAATAATCACCATCCTGAAAGTTTTGTGTAGGATTACTTCATTGACTTCTCTTCGCAACAAAACTTGCTTCGGGAGCACACGCTTTGTTTTGTCTAAATGATAATGAGAGCCATTCTTAAGACCCCTAAAATGACACATGCTGCCCCGGCTTAGCCGGGACAGCATGAATGATAACTATGAGTAGTGAGAATGATAATCATTGTTGCAACAGTACAACTATATTTCCTTAGTGCAACTTATATTTTAATAATACCACCTTGAACGAAAAAGTAAACCCTACCTTCTGGGCTATTCGTCATAAATTTAAAATAACGTTTTCCTATCTTAACTGCGTATTTTATTTAAAAGCTCGGATAGGACTTGCTCTTCGACTGGCGTCGAATAAGCTCCACCTTCAAAAGACTTCATCACTCCAATTCCAGCTTGGAACACAAACCGTATACGCCCTTTGCGAACCTTTTTATCCGTATACATCTTATCGATCAGCATTCTATTTGTAATGGTTGCTGGTATTTCAGTCGGAAGTCCCGCCTTCTTCAACAAAGCAATCATACGCTGAGTTTCGTCAGCCGTTACATACCCCAACTGCTCTGCCAGCTGCACCTGAACCGCGAGTCCAATCGCAATAGCTTCACCATGTAATAATTCATAACCACTTAAAGCCTCTAACGCTCGGCCAGCAGTATGCCCCAAATTTAGAATTTGGCGCAGGTTGCTCTCCAGTTCGTCCTTTTCCACCACGCTGTACTTGATCTCACAATTATGAAAAGCAATCCGTTCGCAAACCTCTCGATCTAATACAAGTTCGCCTTCTAAGGAGACAACTCGCTCCATATTCTGTTCAAGAAACTCAAAAAAGTCAGCATCCGCGATGCAGGCATGTTTGATTGTTTCAGCCAAACCACTGCGAAGCTCACGTACCGGAAGCGTTCTCCAAGTGGCTAGGTCGATGTAGACCTTTTTAGGCTGATGAAAAACACCAATTAGATTGGTTGCAACCGGTGTATTCACGCCCGTTTTACCACCAATAGAAGCATCCGCTGCTGCTAAAAGGGTAGTTGCATAGTTCAAACTTGGCACTCCCCGACCAAATGTTCCAGCCAAAAAACCTGCCAAATCCGTTACCGCCCCGCCTCCAATGGCAAGGATACAGCAATCTCGTCCATAAGAACGGCTTAATAGCCGATCCTCCAGCTCTGCCTTCGTTTCTCGGGTTTTGGACTTCTCTCCAGCAGGGAAAGAAAAAAGCTCCGCTTGAAAATCATTCTGAAGCAGTTGTTCCAGCAAGGCTTGCCCATACAGGGCTTCAACTTTGGAATCTGTAATAATCGCGAATTTGCTTACATTCTCGACAATTCCACGTTTTAAATCCTCAATCAGAGCGCCAAAAAGACCTTCCCCAATCTCAATATCGTAAGAATGATCTACGACCTTTTGCAAGCCAACTCTAAAATTCGTGGACATCTACAGCACCCCTATTCAGTAAGATGCTAATAAAATTCGAGCCTCCACTGTCAATATCCTGTTTATGTAAAATGTAAGAAGAAGCTGGAAACAAATGTGGATGTTCCAAAACTAATGTTGCCTTGTTGGTCCTGGTGATAGTACAGAGGTTCGATGCTGATTAGTTTGAGTAGCTACTATAGGACTCAGCTGACCCTAATCGCTGGTTTTAAACACATTTGGTATTCTAACGGACCCCATTGCAGCTATTGACTTGAAAAGCACCAAATATGTACCTCTTCCTAACGAATAACGTCTCTGGTGTCCGAAACCATGCTTAAAAAGCTGAAATCAGGCAAATAGCGTCATCTGGGTCCTTAAGCATCGGGGGTTGAGGAGTGCGGAGGTTGAGTGCAGATTAGTTTAAGTGCGGTGGGTACAGTGTTTGAGCACGGAGTTTGAATACAAAGTGTGAGTACAGATTAGTTTAAGTGTGATGGTTGGGCACATGGTAGGAGTGCGGAGTTGAGTACAGAGGTTGAGCGCAAAGCATGAGTACGACACGATTGATGAAAGAATGATGCATGTTGCTCGCGTATGTAGCTACTATAGGACTCAGCTGACCCTAATCGCTGGTTTTAAACACATTTGGTATTCTAACGGACCCCATTGCAGCTATTGACTTGAAAAGCACCAAATATGTACCTCTTCCTAACGAATAGCGTCTCTGGTTTCCGAAACTTTGCTTAAAAAGCTAAAATCAGGCAAATAGCGTCATCTGGGTCCTTAAGCATCGGGGGTTGAGGAGTGCGGAGGTTGAGTTCAGAGTTTAAATGCAAAGCATGAGTGCAGATTAGTTTAAGTACGGAGGTTGGGCACAGGGTAGGAGTACCCGGTATGAGTACGGCGTTTAAATACAAAGCATGAGTGCAGATTAGTTTAAGTACGGAGGTTGAGTACAGTATTGAGCACGGAGGTTGAGTGTAGCGATTGAGTAAAGGGATATATGTACGCTGTGGAGCAGGCAGCTAACGACCAAAAAAACAGAGCAACGATTCCCCGATAACCGGATAATCGCTGCTCTGAAGTCTTTTTACGATTCTTATATGAACTGCACCGTATCGTTCATCAGAAAAAGCTTACTGCCTTCCACCGGCGGCAGTATCCAGCGTTTCTCGCTGCCTGGCGATCCAGATCAGGCAGGCCGCTCTCAGCAGCGCTTCGGTCCGCTGACCGGCGCTGCAAAAGATCCCGCTGAGCCCGATCTGATACAGATCGGCCAAAGCCGACGCTGCCGGTGTCCCCGCGGCGAGCACCACCGCCGCCGGCTTCACGCTCGTCACGGCGGCAAAGATCTTCCCCGCCGCCAGGGCGAAGTCCT
It contains:
- the aroB gene encoding 3-dehydroquinate synthase — its product is MSTNFRVGLQKVVDHSYDIEIGEGLFGALIEDLKRGIVENVSKFAIITDSKVEALYGQALLEQLLQNDFQAELFSFPAGEKSKTRETKAELEDRLLSRSYGRDCCILAIGGGAVTDLAGFLAGTFGRGVPSLNYATTLLAAADASIGGKTGVNTPVATNLIGVFHQPKKVYIDLATWRTLPVRELRSGLAETIKHACIADADFFEFLEQNMERVVSLEGELVLDREVCERIAFHNCEIKYSVVEKDELESNLRQILNLGHTAGRALEALSGYELLHGEAIAIGLAVQVQLAEQLGYVTADETQRMIALLKKAGLPTEIPATITNRMLIDKMYTDKKVRKGRIRFVFQAGIGVMKSFEGGAYSTPVEEQVLSELLNKIRS